The DNA window TGTGAACTCACGTAGTGTGGCCTGAAGACCGCTTCTCTCGATTATTTATTCTAGCCGAATCCGTGAAACACCTTGGTACTAGTCGTGGAACCAAGACACGTGAATACTATAGGGCCGGTCACTAATCGGTACGGTATGTCAACCGGATCACTCAAGGAGACTCTCACAGCTGTTCAAGACGAGTTGGGATCACTCGGTGTAGAGGATGCGTTAGCGCGTGAAGTGCTCTCGTATCGACTCCTCATCGAACGATTGGGGGAAGACGGCAACAATGATTGGTGGGACTCTATTGTATTGACCGAAACCGGACGTGACCGGCTCGAAGAGGTAACGCCCAAGACGGCAACGAGGTCTCGTATTGAACTTGCACAGCGCATCGGTCGAAAGGTGGAGCAAGAGCACGTTCCCGAAGATTCACTTTCTCTCTTCTATCTCGGGCCGACAGCCGAGTCACAGATCGACGCCGAACTCGAGAGCGTAGTAGATGAAGAGGGTTCCTTCCAGGTACTCGAATCACTCTCGAAGACGATTAAAGAGCCAGGCTGGTCTGAACGTCTCGTCAGTGACGCTGAACCCGTTTCGTCGGCGACAGACTCGACGATACTGCTCGGCGAGGTTAACGATGAAACAGACCTGAAATCACGAAACACACTCCGTGACGTTGCTCGTCGGTGTGTACTCGCGTATGGTCAGTCGACTGCAGCCACTCTCCGAGTGCCCTACTACGCCATCGACCGATGATGAAACAACCAGTAGATCCGGACGACGTTGAGTACGATTCGTGGATAGCGCACAACACGACGTACATTGAGGAAACAAAGCGCGTTCTCGAGAAATACGTCGAGCACGAATCGTTCGACGCTGTCAAAGAGCGTGTGATCGAAGAGAATATTCTGAACAAGGATACCCACAAGTATCGGAGAGATGTCTTTCGTGAGATTGCCCGTCGATATATCCCCCGCGAAGACGAGTACGTCGAAACGCCGTTGATGCATGTACTTGCTTCAGATGTCGACGATTCCGTCAAAGAGTGGGTTCTCTATTACGAATTTTCCCAGAATAGTCTCATACATCGTTTGACAATCGACTTCCTGTACGAGAAATATACGTCGGGAGCGCTTCTTATTCAGGCACCCGAAATCCGGGCGTACATCACCAAGTTAGGGGAGGATCACCCCGAGATACAGGACTGGTCGCAGAGTACACTCGAAGAAGCGAGTACGAAGTATCTGAGCTCGCTCAAGAACTTCGGGCTGTTAAAAGGGAGACAGGAAAAAGAGTTTGCAGTGTTCTACGTGCCAGACGAAGCGATTGCGTACGTTTGCTACCGACTGTACGGGGACGATGCTGAAACCGTCGATGAGCTCGTTTCACATCCCGATTGGCGACTCTTTCTCTTTGACGAAGACGAGGTGCGACGGAGACTACAAGGAATTAGTCCACGATACGTCCGTTACGAAAAACGAGGCAGCACCGAACGGATCGAACCGGTATTCGACGACATTAACG is part of the Natronosalvus caseinilyticus genome and encodes:
- a CDS encoding BrxE family protein, giving the protein MSTGSLKETLTAVQDELGSLGVEDALAREVLSYRLLIERLGEDGNNDWWDSIVLTETGRDRLEEVTPKTATRSRIELAQRIGRKVEQEHVPEDSLSLFYLGPTAESQIDAELESVVDEEGSFQVLESLSKTIKEPGWSERLVSDAEPVSSATDSTILLGEVNDETDLKSRNTLRDVARRCVLAYGQSTAATLRVPYYAIDR
- a CDS encoding BrxA family protein, which gives rise to MMKQPVDPDDVEYDSWIAHNTTYIEETKRVLEKYVEHESFDAVKERVIEENILNKDTHKYRRDVFREIARRYIPREDEYVETPLMHVLASDVDDSVKEWVLYYEFSQNSLIHRLTIDFLYEKYTSGALLIQAPEIRAYITKLGEDHPEIQDWSQSTLEEASTKYLSSLKNFGLLKGRQEKEFAVFYVPDEAIAYVCYRLYGDDAETVDELVSHPDWRLFLFDEDEVRRRLQGISPRYVRYEKRGSTERIEPVFDDINEVIDDFE